The window AACCGCGCGATCGATCTCGTCCGCCGCAAGGAGGCCTACGCCCGCAAACTCGCCGAGGTGGGCCGCGCCCTGGAGGACGTACCGCCCCCCGAGGAGCCGGCCGAGCCGGAGGACATCGACGACGACCTGCTGCGGCTGATCTTCACCGCCTGTCATCCGGTGCTGCGGACGGAGGGCCGGGTCGCGCTCACACTCCGTCTGATGGGCGGGCTGACCACGCAGGAGATCGCCCGCGCCTTCCTCACCTCCGAGGCCACCGTCGCCCAACGCATCGTCCGGGCGAAGCGGTCACTGGCCACGGCCGGCGTGCCGTTCGAGGTTCCGTACGGCGCCGACCGCGAGCAGCGGCTCGCCTCCGTACTGGAGGTGATCTACCTCGTCTTCAACGAGGGCTACTCGGCCACCGCCGGGGACGACCTGGTCCGCCCGGCGCTGTGTGAGGACGCGCTCCGGCTGGCCCGGCTGCTGGCCGGCCTGATGCCCGAGGAGACCGAGACGCACGGGCTGGTGGCGCTCCTGGAGTTCCAGGCCTCCCGGATGGCCACCCGCACCGGGCCCGACGGCGAGCCGGTGCTGCTCGCCGACCAGAACCGGACCCGGTGGAACCGCATGCTCATCGGGCGCGGCGTCGAGGCGTTGCACCGCGCGGGAACCGGGCCGTACTCCGTCCAGGCCGCGATCGCCGGCTGTCACGCCGCGGCCGTCCGGTACGAGGACACCGA of the Streptomyces sp. NBC_01426 genome contains:
- a CDS encoding RNA polymerase sigma factor — encoded protein: MSTTRAVETVFRIESARIIAGVTRIVRDVGIAEEIAQDALVAALEQWPVEGVPERPGAWLTTTARNRAIDLVRRKEAYARKLAEVGRALEDVPPPEEPAEPEDIDDDLLRLIFTACHPVLRTEGRVALTLRLMGGLTTQEIARAFLTSEATVAQRIVRAKRSLATAGVPFEVPYGADREQRLASVLEVIYLVFNEGYSATAGDDLVRPALCEDALRLARLLAGLMPEETETHGLVALLEFQASRMATRTGPDGEPVLLADQNRTRWNRMLIGRGVEALHRAGTGPYSVQAAIAGCHAAAVRYEDTDWATIVALYGRLVVLIPSPVVELNRAVAVSMAEGPEAALPLVEVLAAEPALASYHLLPSVRGDLLERLGRGEEARVEFERAASLTRNARERSLLLRRARAAAGR